Proteins encoded in a region of the Osmerus mordax isolate fOsmMor3 chromosome 17, fOsmMor3.pri, whole genome shotgun sequence genome:
- the chpt1 gene encoding cholinephosphotransferase 1, with translation MPHFLCPEPLSVAQLKRLEEHKYSASGRSLFEPACQVYWNWLVQQIPTTIAPNTLTIIGLVVNIVTTVVLVYYCPSATEEAPAWAFFLSALGLFIYQSLDAIDGKQARRTNSSSPLGELFDHGCDAVSTVFVAVGTCISCGIGMYPDWMFFCGFVGMFMFFCAQWQTYVSGTLRFGLVDVTEVQISIIVMYLMSAFGGVGLWDNRLPVVGLKLSAFPIIGIIGGFLLSTYNYFYVILNGGVGKNGSTVADTSVLTPGMHIGLILTLAFIIFKKSSTQLFQLHPCLYILTFGMVIAKISNKLVVAHMTKSELYLPDTAFIGPGLLFLNQYFNSFIDEYIVLWVAMVLSLLDLTRYCTGVCLQIASHLRISVFSIAPQGHSHHD, from the exons ATGCCACATTTCTTGTGTCCAGAGCCGCTGTCAGTCGCACAACTCAAGCGACTAGAAGAGCATAAATACAGCGCCTCCGGCCGATCCCTTTTCGAACCAGCGTGTCAAGTATACTGGAATTGGCTGGTCCAACAAATTCCAACCACGATCGCGCCGAATACGCTGACTATAATTGGACTCGTAGTGAATATTGTCACAACTGTAGTGCTAGTGTATTACTGCCCGTCGGCAACAGAAGAG GCTCCAGCATGGGCGTTCTTCCTCAGTGCACTGGGACTGTTCATCTATCAGTCTCTGGATGCGATTGATGGGAAGCAGGCCAGGAGGACTAACAGCAGCTCACCTCTGGGAGAGTTGTTTGACCATGGCTGTGACGCTGTCTCTACAG TGTTTGTTGCCGTGGGAACATGTATATCCTGTGGGATAGGAATGTATCCAGACTGGATGTTCTTCTGCGGCTTCGTAGGGATGTTCATGTTCTTCTGTGCCCAGTGGCAGACCTATGTTTCTGGAACTCTCCGTTTTGGCTT GGTTGATGTTACAGAGGTCCAGATATCCATCATTGTCATGTATCTGATGTCAGCTTTTGGTGGAGTGGGCCTTTGGGACAACAGG TTGCCTGTCGTTGGTTTGAAGCTTAGTGCCTTTCCCATCATAGGCATCATCGGTGGATTCTTGTTGTCCACCTATAACTACTTCTATGTCATATTGAATGGGGGCGTGGGCAAAAATGGCTCAACAGTTGCC GACACCAGTGTACTGACCCCAGGCATGCACATTGGCCTCATCCTCACCTTGGCTTTCATCATCTTCAAGAAGTCCTCTACCCAGCTGTTTCAGCTGCACCCTTGCCTCTACATCCTCACCTTCGGCATGGTCATCGCCAAGATCTCCAACAAACTGGTG GTTGCTCACATGACCAAGAGTGAGCTGTATCTCCCAGACACAGCCTTTATTGGTCCTGGCCTTCTTTTCCTCAACCAGTACTTCAACAGCTTCATTGATGAGTACATAGTCCTGTGGGTTGCAATG GTCTTGTCTCTGTTGGACTTGACGCGCTACTGCACAGGCGTCTGCCTCCAGATCGCATCGCACCTGCGCATCAGCGTGTTCAGCATTGCGCCGCAGGGCCACAGCCACCACGACTGA